A genomic region of Burkholderia humptydooensis contains the following coding sequences:
- a CDS encoding class I SAM-dependent methyltransferase, whose amino-acid sequence MNAPAVETIYESTEDKAALTSVVDLVKLSDQYRQSAILHYAVADKLFDLTQTHRTPAEVAASFGMVEGKAAILLHALVALGLLTKEGAAFRNTGLTARYLTTTSADYIGPIVEHQHLQWDNWPRLGEILRSEKPLAFQQESRFAHDTRARDAFNDAMVRLSQPMIDVVSELGVFARARTVIDLAGGHGTYLAQVLRRHPQLTGEIWDLPTTRDAARKTIHAHGLVGRVEFFEKNLLDARNFEGGAADVVMLNDCLHYFDDPEARAVIDHAARLVKPGGALLILTMTMHDDRVTPALSADFSLHMMVNTNHGELHPTPWIANVVRDNGFAVGERSIGRYTLLTGQRSASEV is encoded by the coding sequence ATGAACGCACCCGCAGTCGAGACCATCTACGAGTCGACCGAAGACAAGGCGGCACTGACTTCGGTCGTCGATCTGGTGAAGCTGTCTGATCAATACCGGCAATCGGCGATCCTTCATTACGCCGTCGCCGACAAGCTGTTCGACCTCACGCAGACGCACCGCACGCCGGCCGAAGTCGCGGCGAGCTTCGGCATGGTCGAGGGCAAGGCAGCGATCCTGTTGCATGCGCTCGTCGCGCTCGGCCTGCTGACGAAGGAAGGCGCCGCGTTCCGCAACACCGGGCTGACCGCGCGCTACCTGACGACGACGAGCGCCGACTACATCGGCCCGATCGTCGAGCACCAGCACCTTCAATGGGACAACTGGCCGCGCCTCGGCGAAATCCTGCGCAGCGAAAAGCCGCTCGCGTTCCAGCAGGAAAGCCGCTTCGCGCACGACACGCGCGCGCGCGACGCGTTCAACGACGCGATGGTGCGACTGAGCCAGCCGATGATCGACGTCGTGAGCGAGCTCGGCGTGTTCGCGCGCGCGCGCACCGTGATCGACCTCGCGGGCGGCCACGGCACGTATCTCGCGCAGGTGCTGCGCCGCCATCCGCAGTTGACGGGCGAGATCTGGGATCTGCCGACGACCCGCGACGCCGCGCGCAAGACGATCCACGCGCACGGCCTTGTAGGGCGCGTCGAGTTCTTCGAGAAGAACCTGCTCGATGCGCGCAATTTCGAGGGCGGCGCGGCGGACGTCGTGATGCTCAACGATTGCCTGCACTACTTCGACGATCCGGAAGCCCGCGCGGTGATCGACCACGCGGCGCGCCTCGTGAAGCCCGGCGGCGCGCTGCTGATCCTCACGATGACGATGCACGACGACCGCGTGACGCCCGCGCTGTCCGCCGATTTCTCGCTGCACATGATGGTGAACACGAATCACGGCGAACTGCATCCGACGCCGTGGATCGCGAACGTCGTGCGCGACAACGGCTTCGCCGTCGGCGAGCGGTCGATCGGCCGCTACACGCTGCTCACCGGTCAACGTTCCGCCAGCGAGGTCTAA
- a CDS encoding DUF2165 family protein has translation MIPLTGVDLFKTLHAFAIAGWATIVTINNVQTFAATTNTVGRTMGMALLKQGPPVDTPLLRRATASRALHRAALAIIVLLQAFTAIAMWGGVRLLLATAAPHAAALPWLDAGVAGFAACALVLLLGGLWYGYWIRQEGLQLTHIALVVWSIAAYLLFHLGTTP, from the coding sequence ATGATCCCGCTGACCGGCGTCGATCTGTTCAAGACCCTGCACGCGTTCGCGATCGCCGGGTGGGCGACGATCGTCACGATCAACAACGTGCAGACGTTCGCCGCGACGACGAACACCGTCGGCCGCACGATGGGCATGGCGCTGCTGAAGCAGGGTCCCCCCGTCGACACGCCGCTGCTGCGCCGCGCGACGGCTTCTCGCGCGCTGCACCGCGCCGCGCTCGCGATCATCGTGCTGTTGCAGGCGTTCACCGCGATCGCGATGTGGGGCGGCGTCCGGCTGCTGCTCGCGACGGCGGCGCCGCACGCGGCCGCGCTGCCGTGGCTCGACGCCGGCGTGGCCGGCTTCGCCGCATGCGCGCTCGTGCTGCTGCTCGGTGGGCTGTGGTACGGCTACTGGATACGCCAGGAAGGCCTGCAACTGACGCACATCGCGCTCGTCGTCTGGTCGATCGCCGCCTATCTGCTGTTCCACCTCGGTACGACACCCTGA
- the ribD gene encoding bifunctional diaminohydroxyphosphoribosylaminopyrimidine deaminase/5-amino-6-(5-phosphoribosylamino)uracil reductase RibD, producing the protein MSTFSDIDRAHMAHALRLAEQGLYTTHPNPRVGCVIARGGQTLGTGWHRRAGEPHAEVHALSEAGERARGATAYVTLEPCAHFGRTPPCANALVAAGVARVVIAARDPFEQVAGRGIARLAGAGIVVEQGLLEAQARELNIGFFSRIERGRPWTRAKLTVSIDRPLDAIDRTVLDAMRSESRDDIRHWRARSSVVLSHAHDAIRAAGRSGAAPRYVVRARDCAALAAASATTDDVPTLALHREDEGAPTVAPCENARVDDARRPRASADPDADLRLPDAFARLAAQGVNELFVDADPALCDALFDSDLADELLLYVHPSRCGAPAPAPWLAASVDGVAHRWGLRPLHHLALGCGQRVLLRRRARMPERPESSVYP; encoded by the coding sequence ATGAGCACGTTCTCCGACATCGACCGCGCGCACATGGCCCATGCGCTGCGGCTCGCCGAACAGGGTCTCTACACGACGCATCCGAATCCGCGCGTCGGTTGCGTGATCGCGCGCGGCGGGCAGACGCTCGGCACCGGCTGGCACCGGCGCGCGGGCGAGCCGCACGCGGAAGTGCACGCGCTGAGCGAAGCGGGCGAGCGCGCACGCGGCGCGACCGCCTACGTGACGCTCGAGCCGTGCGCGCATTTCGGCAGGACGCCGCCGTGCGCGAACGCGCTCGTCGCGGCGGGCGTCGCGCGCGTCGTGATCGCCGCGCGCGATCCGTTCGAGCAGGTCGCGGGACGCGGAATCGCGCGCCTCGCCGGCGCGGGCATCGTCGTCGAGCAAGGGCTGCTGGAAGCGCAGGCGCGCGAGCTGAACATCGGCTTTTTCAGCCGGATCGAGCGCGGCCGGCCGTGGACGCGCGCGAAGCTGACCGTGTCGATCGACCGGCCGCTCGACGCGATCGATCGGACGGTGCTCGACGCGATGCGATCCGAATCGCGCGACGACATCCGGCATTGGCGCGCGCGCAGCTCGGTCGTGCTCTCGCACGCGCACGACGCGATCCGCGCCGCCGGGCGAAGCGGCGCCGCGCCGCGCTACGTCGTCCGCGCACGCGACTGCGCGGCGCTCGCCGCGGCGAGCGCGACGACGGACGACGTGCCCACGCTCGCGCTCCATCGCGAAGATGAAGGTGCGCCCACCGTCGCCCCTTGCGAAAACGCGCGCGTCGACGACGCGAGGCGCCCCCGCGCATCGGCCGATCCGGACGCCGACCTGCGCCTGCCCGACGCCTTCGCGCGCCTCGCCGCGCAAGGCGTCAACGAGCTGTTCGTCGATGCCGATCCCGCGCTGTGCGACGCGTTGTTCGACAGCGATCTCGCCGACGAGCTGCTGCTGTACGTGCACCCGTCGCGCTGCGGCGCGCCTGCGCCTGCGCCGTGGCTCGCCGCGTCGGTCGACGGCGTCGCGCACCGCTGGGGCCTGCGGCCGCTCCATCATCTCGCGCTCGGCTGCGGCCAGCGGGTCCTGCTGCGCCGGCGCGCGCGCATGCCCGAGCGCCCCGAGTCAAGCGTCTACCCATAG
- a CDS encoding VOC family protein, with amino-acid sequence MLVFELINLDASPADAQRITHTLSAQCAAAGYRLRAPQADGPAPDGVFVLSRSASAAAAHAERAGPAGWAAAAQIRIGAAGNEGEAPAIWREGLPGAFCYPLALSLKTADASSDIARDWLASFATFAACIKMWRRLRDAPEQGRPRELRVNHINILARDLDRSVDFYRRIFGASYCYNLGPKKVVMELNGFDFFIEQADAVAYPPGYHFGVRADPDGVKTIAALVEADGGIRIVKGNGPAPGYHAGPDRVRTAFYFQDPDGLEIEVYSPEIEMLESNPQLISQHLSPS; translated from the coding sequence ATGCTCGTCTTCGAACTGATCAATCTCGACGCCTCCCCGGCCGATGCGCAGCGAATCACGCACACGCTGTCCGCGCAGTGCGCGGCGGCTGGCTATCGGCTGCGCGCGCCGCAGGCCGACGGCCCCGCGCCCGACGGCGTGTTCGTGCTGTCGCGCTCGGCGTCGGCCGCGGCGGCGCACGCCGAGCGCGCCGGCCCGGCCGGCTGGGCGGCCGCCGCGCAGATCCGCATCGGTGCGGCAGGCAACGAAGGCGAAGCGCCCGCGATCTGGCGCGAAGGCCTTCCGGGCGCGTTCTGCTATCCGCTCGCGCTCTCGCTGAAGACAGCCGACGCGTCGTCCGACATCGCGCGCGACTGGCTCGCGAGCTTCGCGACGTTCGCCGCGTGCATCAAGATGTGGCGCCGGCTGCGCGACGCGCCCGAGCAAGGCCGGCCGCGCGAGCTGCGCGTGAACCACATCAACATCCTCGCGCGCGATCTCGACCGGTCAGTCGACTTCTACCGCCGAATCTTCGGAGCGTCGTACTGCTACAACCTCGGCCCGAAGAAGGTTGTAATGGAGCTGAACGGCTTCGATTTCTTCATCGAGCAGGCAGACGCCGTCGCCTACCCGCCCGGCTATCACTTCGGCGTGCGCGCGGACCCGGACGGCGTGAAGACGATCGCCGCGCTCGTCGAGGCGGACGGCGGCATCCGGATCGTCAAGGGCAACGGCCCCGCGCCCGGATATCACGCGGGCCCCGACCGCGTGCGCACCGCGTTCTACTTTCAGGACCCCGACGGGCTCGAGATCGAAGTCTATTCGCCGGAGATCGAGATGCTCGAAAGCAATCCGCAACTGATCTCGCAGCATCTGTCGCCATCCTGA
- a CDS encoding 1,6-didemethyltoxoflavin N1-methyltransferase has protein sequence MSATEPHYIDAQRTIAPVDGPLAAPREYAAVLRSDFVSSYHDGRDVWTDEAAMRPASAILHAHLGASADILDAGAGRGRDTAYLLEHGHRVTAVDLVEPPEWAQLAQRWGERVRFVARPVTELEGAARFDGALDNGCLHHQHPDAYRAYLARIHALLRPGGLFTISVFESDGPGRLYANHAQRLYREFTEPELAELLGAAHFTPVGSQRVPRPKAGLHYLVMTVRKSDPTDASGCP, from the coding sequence ATGAGCGCCACCGAACCGCACTACATCGATGCGCAGCGCACGATCGCGCCCGTCGACGGGCCGCTCGCGGCGCCGCGCGAATACGCGGCGGTGCTGCGCTCGGATTTCGTGTCGAGCTATCACGACGGCCGCGACGTCTGGACCGACGAGGCGGCGATGCGCCCGGCGAGCGCGATCCTGCACGCGCATCTCGGCGCGAGCGCCGACATCCTCGACGCGGGCGCGGGCCGCGGCCGCGACACCGCGTACCTCCTCGAGCACGGGCACCGGGTGACGGCGGTCGACCTCGTCGAGCCGCCCGAATGGGCGCAGCTCGCGCAGCGCTGGGGCGAGCGCGTGCGCTTCGTCGCGCGCCCCGTGACCGAGCTCGAAGGCGCGGCCCGCTTCGACGGCGCGCTCGACAACGGCTGCCTGCATCACCAGCATCCGGACGCGTATCGCGCGTACCTCGCGCGCATTCACGCCCTGCTGCGGCCGGGCGGGCTCTTCACGATCTCGGTGTTCGAATCCGACGGCCCCGGCCGGCTCTACGCGAATCACGCGCAGCGCCTCTATCGCGAGTTCACCGAGCCCGAGCTCGCCGAACTGCTGGGCGCCGCGCATTTCACGCCCGTCGGCAGCCAGCGGGTGCCGCGGCCGAAAGCCGGCCTGCACTACCTGGTGATGACGGTCCGCAAATCCGATCCGACTGACGCGAGTGGATGCCCATGA
- a CDS encoding MFS transporter — MSSITAPSWGELLSGRNGLRSIALAGGVALHAINIYIATTILPSVVRDIGGLEYYAWNTTLFMAASIIGAPLSANVLSRFGPRAAYLVALVVFCAGTLACALAKDMPWMLAGRAAQGFGGGILFALSYALIRIVFDERLWSRAMAMVSGMWGVATLCGPAIGGVFAQSGTWRFAFVALVPVAAVLALIVIVQLPAREASGALAARPAIGKILLLAVSVLVVSVASLSKEIVANVAGVAAGLAIALLIARVERSATIRLLPTGAYDVRAPLGAIYACMSLLVIGMTTEIFVPYFLQIIHGYPPLVAGYLTALMAAGWTVGSLFSSGRGASAAKALVRGGPLVVTIALVALAIVVPPQHLLAGGPGLAALCAALAAVGVGIGVGWPHLLTQVLTNAPAGQEDLASTSITTVQLYATAIGSALAGLVANLAGFSEPGGLAGAQHAAAWLFAVFAAAPVLAAVVARRVRIR, encoded by the coding sequence ATGAGTTCCATCACCGCCCCTTCGTGGGGAGAGCTGCTGTCCGGCCGCAACGGCTTGCGCTCGATCGCACTGGCCGGCGGGGTCGCGCTGCACGCGATCAACATCTACATCGCGACGACGATCCTGCCTTCGGTCGTGCGCGACATCGGCGGGCTCGAGTATTACGCATGGAACACCACGCTGTTCATGGCCGCCTCGATCATCGGCGCGCCGCTGTCCGCGAACGTGCTGAGCCGGTTCGGTCCGCGCGCCGCGTATCTCGTCGCGCTCGTCGTGTTCTGCGCGGGCACGCTCGCGTGCGCGCTCGCGAAGGACATGCCGTGGATGCTCGCCGGCCGCGCCGCGCAAGGCTTCGGCGGCGGCATCCTGTTCGCGCTCAGCTACGCGCTGATCCGCATCGTGTTCGACGAGCGGCTGTGGTCGCGGGCGATGGCGATGGTGTCCGGCATGTGGGGCGTCGCGACGCTGTGCGGACCCGCGATCGGCGGGGTCTTCGCGCAGTCGGGCACGTGGCGGTTCGCGTTCGTCGCGCTCGTGCCCGTCGCCGCCGTGCTCGCGCTGATCGTGATCGTCCAGTTGCCCGCGCGCGAGGCGTCGGGCGCGCTGGCCGCGCGGCCAGCGATCGGCAAGATCCTGCTGCTCGCGGTGTCGGTGCTCGTCGTGTCGGTCGCGAGCCTGTCGAAGGAGATCGTCGCGAACGTCGCGGGCGTCGCCGCCGGCCTCGCGATCGCGCTGCTGATCGCGCGCGTCGAGCGCAGCGCGACGATCCGGCTGCTGCCGACGGGCGCATACGACGTGCGCGCGCCGCTCGGCGCGATCTACGCATGCATGAGCCTGCTCGTGATCGGGATGACGACCGAGATCTTCGTGCCGTATTTCCTGCAGATCATCCACGGCTATCCGCCGCTCGTCGCCGGGTATCTGACCGCGCTGATGGCGGCGGGCTGGACCGTCGGCTCGCTGTTCAGTTCCGGGCGCGGCGCGAGCGCCGCAAAGGCGCTCGTGCGCGGCGGCCCGCTCGTCGTCACGATCGCACTCGTCGCGCTCGCGATCGTCGTGCCCCCGCAGCATCTGCTTGCCGGCGGCCCCGGTCTCGCGGCGCTGTGCGCGGCGCTCGCGGCGGTGGGCGTCGGCATCGGCGTCGGCTGGCCGCACCTGCTCACGCAGGTGCTGACGAACGCGCCGGCGGGCCAGGAAGACCTCGCGTCGACGTCGATCACGACCGTCCAGCTCTACGCGACCGCGATCGGCTCCGCGCTCGCGGGCCTCGTCGCGAACCTCGCGGGCTTCTCGGAGCCGGGCGGCCTCGCCGGCGCGCAGCATGCGGCCGCGTGGCTATTCGCGGTGTTCGCGGCGGCGCCCGTGCTCGCCGCGGTCGTCGCGCGTCGCGTGCGCATCCGATGA
- a CDS encoding formylglycine-generating enzyme family protein codes for MTFKLADNPNRLSDRAAMALPDDLFVARTSATVFSTHVDLLRMTSAQWIAIAEDADAPFERRYAAGTLLGFAGDPRIRPLDPQMCDVPAAQARLGTEPERVPQVIAEWARVGVTGEWIEKECPRYTAELAAYRVMRYPVTNLEYRLFLEETGARWLPSAWTFGVYPVERANHPVWSVPAEAADAYADWLSEATGRRFRLPTEAEWEYAASGGTGVEYPWGDAFDPRAANTVEAGPLSTTPVGIFPLGRSTFGVDDLAGNVEEYVSDDYRPYPGGEPIADDLAVTQGSYRIARGGSFTRFGDLARCARRHGRYQRDIYAMGFRLAESR; via the coding sequence ATGACGTTCAAGCTGGCCGATAACCCGAACCGTCTCAGCGATCGCGCGGCAATGGCGCTGCCGGACGACTTGTTCGTCGCGCGCACGAGCGCGACGGTCTTCTCGACGCACGTCGACTTGCTGCGCATGACGAGCGCGCAGTGGATCGCGATCGCAGAGGATGCCGACGCGCCGTTCGAGCGGCGCTATGCGGCGGGCACGCTGCTCGGATTCGCGGGCGACCCGCGCATCCGCCCGCTCGATCCGCAGATGTGCGACGTGCCTGCCGCTCAGGCGCGGCTCGGCACCGAGCCCGAGCGCGTGCCGCAGGTGATCGCAGAATGGGCGCGCGTCGGCGTGACCGGCGAATGGATCGAGAAGGAATGCCCGCGCTATACGGCCGAGCTCGCCGCGTACCGCGTGATGCGCTACCCCGTCACGAACCTCGAATACCGGCTGTTCCTCGAGGAAACGGGCGCACGCTGGCTGCCGAGCGCCTGGACGTTCGGCGTCTATCCGGTCGAGCGCGCGAACCATCCGGTCTGGTCGGTGCCCGCCGAGGCCGCCGACGCATATGCGGACTGGCTGAGCGAAGCGACCGGCCGGCGCTTCCGGCTGCCGACCGAGGCCGAATGGGAATACGCGGCGTCGGGCGGCACGGGCGTCGAGTACCCGTGGGGCGACGCGTTCGATCCGCGCGCGGCGAACACGGTCGAGGCCGGGCCGCTGTCGACGACGCCCGTCGGCATCTTCCCGCTCGGCCGCAGCACGTTCGGCGTCGACGATCTTGCCGGCAACGTCGAGGAATACGTGTCGGACGACTATCGACCGTATCCGGGCGGCGAGCCGATCGCCGACGACCTCGCCGTCACGCAGGGCAGCTACCGGATCGCGCGCGGCGGCAGCTTCACGCGCTTCGGCGATCTCGCGCGCTGCGCGCGCCGCCACGGCCGCTATCAGCGCGACATCTACGCAATGGGCTTCCGGCTCGCGGAGTCGCGATGA